One Sphaerisporangium krabiense DNA segment encodes these proteins:
- the thiE gene encoding thiamine phosphate synthase yields MPKRSLSDARLYLCTDGRRRQGDLEDFLDAVLAGGVDIVQLREKGLEAREEIALLEVFRDACDRHGALLAVNDRADIAYAARPDVLHLGQDDLPVPVARAILGPDVLIGRSTHSDAEASAAAVEPGVDYFCCGPIWPTPTKPGRPAPGPGLLKHAASLDTARPWFGIGGIGLDTLDEVLSSGVSRVVVVRAITEAGDPGAAAAEFARRLRAS; encoded by the coding sequence GTGCCCAAGCGCTCGCTTTCTGACGCGCGGCTCTACCTCTGCACCGACGGCCGCCGGCGCCAGGGCGATCTGGAGGACTTCCTGGACGCCGTGCTCGCCGGCGGGGTGGACATCGTCCAGCTCCGCGAGAAGGGCCTGGAGGCCCGCGAGGAGATCGCGCTGCTGGAGGTCTTCCGCGACGCCTGCGACCGGCACGGGGCCCTGCTGGCGGTCAACGACCGCGCCGACATCGCCTACGCCGCCCGCCCCGACGTGCTCCACCTCGGGCAGGACGACCTGCCCGTGCCCGTGGCGCGCGCCATCCTCGGGCCGGACGTCCTCATCGGGCGGTCCACGCACAGCGACGCCGAGGCGTCGGCGGCGGCCGTCGAGCCGGGCGTCGACTACTTCTGCTGCGGGCCGATCTGGCCCACGCCGACCAAGCCCGGGCGTCCCGCGCCCGGGCCCGGCCTGCTGAAGCACGCGGCCTCGCTGGACACGGCACGGCCCTGGTTCGGCATCGGCGGCATCGGCCTGGACACGCTGGACGAGGTGCTCTCCTCCGGCGTGTCACGGGTCGTGGTCGTGCGGGCGATCACCGAGGCCGGCGATCCCGGCGCGGCGGCGGCGGAGTTCGCGCGGCGGCTGCGGGCGTCCTGA